A window from Podospora bellae-mahoneyi strain CBS 112042 chromosome 1 map unlocalized CBS112042p_1, whole genome shotgun sequence encodes these proteins:
- a CDS encoding uncharacterized protein (COG:I; EggNog:ENOG503NV94) has protein sequence MLSPPTASLPRLFLPRQTLFKILLALLPSFLSDRLFPDHKPTYRVHPTSYLDGLRGIASIIVFFCHYTENNFSALTPSHGLNVDRPSSFIQLPYFRIIFSGRPMVHIFFVISGFALSYKPIKALHARDLDKCYTALASSTFRRAFRLFGPCVVSTFMVLCLRQTGYLGPAQETLMEEVWKWKGAVFHQITWGWDWDRDLKPAYDIHLWTIPIEFAHSMLLFMVVLMLSRVKLHVRMGSVLGLMGYCLMCGKWAGFEFLAGLFLAEVFVLKQEGKKQKEWEGEREGTKEGGMVMGPGMLVKGLQVVMILVGLFIGGWPNRSADKTPGISWFLERTPLPFAEMDHLAPQKFWFGLSAVCTVWAVGELDFLRRFFEGGLAQYCGRISYAIYIMHGPVMDTIQASILGHVDISARGKPGDANFKEALPAAGVKGFFGVKTPTQITLSWFFGMWMIGPFVFWAADVFWRVVDNRIVDWGKRLENWCLDEDTGPSPRSQGYSVAA, from the coding sequence atgTTATCACCGCCCACCGCCAGCCTCCCCAGGcttttcctccctcgccaaacCCTCTTCAaaatcctcctcgccctcctcccctccttcctctcggACCGCCTCTTCCCCGACCATAAACCAACTTACCGCGTCCATCCAACCTCGTACCTTGACGGCCTCCGCGGCATCGCCTCCatcatcgtcttcttctgccacTACACCGAAAACAACTTTTCGGCTCTGACGCCCTCCCACGGCCTCAACGTCGACCGCCCCTCGTCTTTTATTCAACTCCCCTACTTCCGCATCATCTTCTCCGGCAGACCAATGGTGCACATCTTTTTTGTCATTTCCGGCTTTGCCCTGTCGTACAAGCCCATCAAGGCTCTACACGCCCGAGACCTGGACAAATGCTACACTGCCCTTGCGTCGTCCACGTTCCGTCGAGCGTTCAGGTTGTTTGGACCGTGCGTGGTGTCAACGTTTATGGTGCTTTGTCTCCGGCAGACGGGGTATCTGGGTCCGGCGCAGGAGAcgctgatggaggaggtgtggaagtggaagggggCGGTGTTTCACCAGATTACTTGGGGGTGGGACTGGGATAGGGATTTGAAGCCGGCATATGATATCCACTTGTGGACGATACCAATTGAGTTTGCGCATtcgatgttgttgtttaTGGTTGTGCTGATGCTCAGTCGGGTGAAGCTGCatgtgaggatggggagtgtgttggggttgatggggtaCTGTTTGATGTGTGGGAAGTGGGCGGGGTTCGAGTTTTTGGCGGGTTTGTTTTTGGCCGAGGTTTTCGTGCTGAAgcaggaggggaagaagcaaaaggagtgggagggggagagggaggggaccaaagaaggggggatggtgatgggacCGGGCatgttggtgaaggggttgcaggtggtgatgatacTGGTGGGGTTGTTCATTGGGGGTTGGCCGAATAGGAGTGCGGATAAGACGCCGGGGATTAGCTGGTTTCTGGAGAGGACGCCGTTGCCGTTTGCGGAGATGGATCATTTGGCGCCGCAGAAGTTTTGGTTTGGGCTGAGCGCGGTGTGTACGGTgtgggcggtgggggagctggaTTTTCTGAGGAGGTTCTTTGAGGGGGGGCTGGCGCAGTATTGTGGGAGGATCAGTTATGCGATTTATATCATGCATGGACCGGTGATGGATACCATCCAGGCGTCGATTCTGGGGCATGTTGATATTTCTGCGAGGGGGAAGCCAGGGGATGCGAATTTTAAGGAGGCGCTTCCTGCTGCGGGTGTAAAGGGGTTTTTCGGGGTGAAGACGCCAACTCAGATCACGTTGAGCTGGTTCTTTGGGATGTGGATGATTGGGCCGTTTGTGTTTTGGGCGGCGGATGTgttttggagggtggtggacaacCGGATTGTGGActgggggaagaggttggagaacTGGTGTCTGGATGAGGACACTGGGCCTAGCCCGAGGTCCCAGGGGTATTCTGTTGCTGCGTGA
- a CDS encoding uncharacterized protein (EggNog:ENOG503PDMT), with protein MTFHLLSLPQEIRLAIYLQLLFVNPLTYHSDEWAYPEKLASKTPSPCMYEPVTPDENGSDDRGWCSRRHGGGGRRRRDKLPLLLSPYRPHGYIPTAFLQTCRQVYTECRMMPFRENEFVFARCHSSGVGPGLELTGKLSGEDTPKRPSSQKCSSGPPT; from the coding sequence atgaCCTTCCACCTTTTGTCCCTGCCCCAAGAGATCCGGCTCGCGATCTACCTCCAATTACTATTCGTGAACCCCCTCACCTACCACAGCGACGAATGGGCCTACCCGGAGAAACTAGCCTCTAAgacgccatcaccatgcATGTACGAGCCCGTAACGCCCGATGAGAACGGCAGCGACgacagggggtggtgctCAAGAcgtcatggtggtggtggtcgtcgtcgtcgtgacAAGTTGCCATTATTATTATCACCCTACCGACCGCACGGGTATATCCCTACTGCCTTTCTGCAGACTTGTCGACAGGTTTACACCGAGTGCCGGATGATGCCCTTTCGGGAAAACGAATTTGTTTTTGCGAGGTGTCACAGCTCGGGGGTTGGGCCAGGGCTGGAGTTGACGGGGAAGTTGTCGGGAGAGGACACACCAAAGCGGCCCAGTTCGCAAAAGTGCTCATCTGGGCCCCCGACTTAG
- a CDS encoding uncharacterized protein (EggNog:ENOG503NYWC; COG:S), which yields MDAVRTALQPITHNLPAPIRDLGVSIIGEKCYKSLLLDIDVEDTECLKYAISKGLGIGIVGASAIVKVPQIVKLVKSKSASGVSFLAYLLETSSYLISLAYNVRNGFPFSTYGETAMVLAQNVLITVLVLHYSGKASMAGLFVAALAASAVTLFNEQTLGMKELGWLQVGAGGMSVASKIPQIAAIWSQGGTGQLSAFTVFNYLLGSLTRIFTTIQEVDDKVILYSFVAGFALNLVLALQMVYYWNAPSAKVQGKRKEALPANSAVAPSYAEVVATSTARPRSKGPTTRRRG from the exons ATGGACGCCGTACGCACCGCCCTCCAACCGAtaacccacaacctccctgCCCCGATTCGGGACCTGGGCGTCTCAATCATTGGGGAGAAATGCTACAAATCTTTGCTTCTCGATATTGACGTGGAGGACACCGAATGCCTCAAGTACGCGATTAGCAAGGGTCTCGGAATTGGCATTGTCGGCGCCTCAGCGATCGTCAAGGTGCCGCAAATTGTGAAGCTTGTCAAGTCCAAGTCCGCCTCGGGAGTCTCTTTCCTCGCCTACCTGCTCGAGACCTCGTCGTACCTAATCAGCTTGGCATACAATGTTCGGAACGGGTTCCCCTTCAGCACTTATGGCGAGACGGCCATGGTTCTCGCCCAGAACGTGCTCATCACAGTTTTGGTCCTGCACTACAGTGGAAAGGCCAGCATGGCGGGTctgtttgttgctgctctGGCGGCCAGCGCCGTCACGCTTTTCAACGAGCAGACCTTGGGCATGAAGGAGCTGGGTTGGTTGCAGGTTGGAGCTGGGGGCATGAGTGTGGCCAGCAAGATCCCCCAGATCGCGGCCATTTGGAGCCAGGGAGGTACTGGGCAGCTCAGTGCCTTCACT GTCTTCAACTACCTCCTCGGCTCGCTCACCCGCATTTTTACCACAATTCAAGAGGTGGACGACAAGGTTATCCTCTACAGCTTCGTGGCTGGCTTTGCACTCAACTTGGTGTTGGCGCTCCAGATGGTGTACTACTGGAATGCGCCCTCGGCGAAGGTCCAGGGCAAGCGCAAGGAGGCCCTTCCCGCCAACAGCGCTGTCGCCCCTTCATACGCTGAAGTTGTGGCGACCTCGACGGCGAGACCTCGCAGCAAGGGCCCCACGACTCGCCGCCGTGGTTAG
- a CDS encoding uncharacterized protein (EggNog:ENOG503NY0N; COG:T), which yields MAQSASFGRLTGPAKLDAVKQLLRSLTEDLETSSLAPQRRESILEELKIYGRDPNCADPIFTKEGIKTLVRHAFDSTSVNTSRGALRILCNALLLEPETRQRFVDTGYAAKASEKLKEDNSDDEFLVARLLLISTYNTNIDLPKLITQHGLADSIANHLARHAKRLSSTNRSTTANPMDPMALEETLKLTFNVSQFSPNHLASFEPAIPHIITILCSLDLPSPHTKTPLGPPFGPAVNAVLNLDLSTPTAKEYLYPDSSPSCFSDRLIKLLSLSIKAYKNPDLEQIVTPLVCALSLVYEHAPASVKQSIKSALLPTEKDREDALGKADTLQGHLLKNWSNPEAPELGKAIAHLYFDLSNRDPHKFVKNVGYGYASGFLFQNNISFTPEELNKGGETEVEGEDGVREIKRPINPITGQFLDTERVSELPEMTDEEKEREAERLFVLFERLKQTGIIDVQNPVEQAMREGRFEELPDDK from the exons ATGGCACAATCTGCTTCTTTCGGAAGACTTACAGGGCCTG CTAAACTAGATGCTGTGAAGCAGCTTTTGAGGTCGCTGACAGAGGATCTTGAGACCAGCTCCCTAGCACCTCAAC GACGAGAGTCGATCCTTGAGGAGCTGAAGATATATGGCCGGGACCCCAACTGTGCAGATCCTATCTTCACCAAGGAAGGCATCAAGACGCTAGTCAGACATGCTTTTGACAGTACGTCAGTCAACACCTCGCGCGGCGCCCTCAGGATACTTTGCaatgctcttcttcttgaacCAGAGACGCGACAAAGATTCGTCGACACTGGATATGCGGCCAAAGCAAGTgagaagctgaaggaggATAACTCCGACGATGAGTTTCTTGTGGCTAGGCTGCTTCTTATCTCCACATACAACACCAATATCGACCTCCCCAAGCTCATTACACAGCACGGCCTGGCGGACTCCATCGCCAATCACCTCGCGAGGCATGCCAAACGACTTTCCTCGACAAACAGATCGACCACTGCAAATCCTATGGATCCAATGGCCCTAGAAGAAACCCTCAAGCTTACCTTCAACGTCAGCCAATTCTCTCCTAATCACCTCGCCTCTTTCGAACCAGCAATTCCTCATATTATCACTATCCTGTGTAGTCTTGACCTACCTTCCCCCCACACCAAGACCCCTCTTGGACCGCCGTTTGGACCCGCAGTCAACGCCGTCCTAAACCTGGAcctctcaaccccaaccgcgAAGGAGTACCTCTACCCCGACAGCTCACCATCCTGCTTCTCGGACCGCCTCATTAAGCTCCTCTCGCTCTCTATCAAGGCCTACAAGAATCCAGATCTCGAGCAAATCGTCACTCCTCTGGTCTGCGCCCTCTCCCTGGTCTACGAGCATGCCCCGGCTTCCGTCAAGCAGTCCATTAAGTCTGCTCTCCTGCCAACAGAGAAAGATCGCGAAGACGCCCTCGGCAAGGCTGACACCTTGCAGGGCCACCTCTTGAAGAACTGGTCCAACCCCGAAGCCCCAGAGCTAGGCAAAGCGATTGCCCACTTGTATTTTGACTTGTCGAATAGGGACCCGCACAAATTTGTCAAGAATGTTGGTTATGGATATGCTTCTGGTTTCTTGTTCCAGAACAACATCAGCTTCACGCCGGAGGAGCTCAACAAGGGCGGCGAGACTGAAGTggaaggcgaggatggcgtgAGGGAGATCAAGAGGCCGATCAACCCCATCACTGGGCAGTTCTTGGATACGGAAAGAGTATCTGAGCTGCCAGAGATGacggatgaggagaaggagagggaagcAGAGAGGttatttgttttgtttgaaAGGCTTAAGCAGACCGGCATCATCGATGTGCAGAATCCCGTGGAGCAGGCCATGCGGGAGGGACGGTTCGAGGAGCTCCCTGACGACAAATAG
- the UBC11 gene encoding Ubiquitin-conjugating enzyme E2 11 (EggNog:ENOG503P359; COG:O), translating to MSYMDDTQNSAPGSLPASKAATGAATSKKVNENATKRLQNELMQMMTSPAPGISAFPSADGNLLFWRATIEGPEDTPYAGLNLKLSFEFPANYPYTPPTVLFITPIYHPNVDFSGRICLDILKDKWTPAYNTQTVLLSLQSLLGEPNNASPLNGEAAELWDKDPALFKTKVMDRHKDIEED from the exons ATGTCTTACATGGATGACACCCAGAACTCGGCCCCTGGAAGCCTCCCAGCCAGCAAGGCCGCCACCGGTGCTGCTACAAGCAAGAAGGTCAACGAGAATGCGACGAAGAG ACTGCAGAACGAGCTTATGCAAATGATGACCTCACCTGCCCCTGGCATCTCCGCGTTCCCCTCGGCCGACGGCAACCTGCTCTTCTGGCGCGCTACCATTGAAGGTCCCGAAGACACACCATATGCTggcctcaacctcaagcTCAGCTTCGAGTTCCCTGCCAACTATCCATACACGCCACCCACCGTACTTTTTATCACCCCCATTTACCACCCCAACGTCGACTTCTCCGGCCGCATCTGCCTCGATATTCTCAAGGACAAGTGGACGCCTGCCTACAACACTCAAACGGTGTTGCTGAGCTTGCAGTCTCTCTTGGGCGAACCAAACAA CGCTTCCCCCCTCAACGGCGAGGCTGCCGAACTCTGGGACAAGGACCCAGCTCTTTTTAAGACCAAGGTCATGGACCGTCATAAGGATATTGAGGAGGACTGA
- the MED8 gene encoding mediator of RNA polymerase II transcription subunit 8 (EggNog:ENOG503P4GW; COG:K), whose translation MASLNLLPEDLKHLDLLRNRFATLSLNLSNAHRNMALTYPLPSQESLQASAAIIHTSLLSLQSILTDKSALFHRIAVHPSTNFPGRTQLDFLSSMLRKKPEPEIETKMEMGMQRAREVGVDEAVLAEIARRNKRREGGDDEDYEEGGGSGGGGDGDEGEDEEANNEKWADCWFLFDRGLKEYINVQEGRSYTVEEQEMGVERVRTGLRRNLLEEEEEEEEESDDEEEDEDEEEDEDLVMMDGSGGGRGGVGQQGVVQQASGNTGVQPEHLFWLYARGRTDLPPRIELESKRAPAKGQVKRLPPR comes from the exons ATGGCCTCCCtaaacctcctccccgaagACCTCAAAcacctcgacctcctccgcaaccgCTTCGCGACCCTAtctctcaacctctccaacgcCCACCGCAACATGGCGCTCAcctaccccctcccctcccaagaaTCCCTCCAGGCCTCAGCAGCAATAATCCACACCTCGCTGCTATCCCTCCAGTCGATCCTAACCGACAAGTCAGCCTTGTTCCACCGCATCGCTGTCCACCCGTCTACCAACTTCCCCGGGCGCACCCAGCTAGACTTTTTGTCATCGATGCTAAGAAAAAAACCGGAACCGGAGATCGAGACGAaaatggagatggggatgcagagggcgagggaggtgggggttgatgaggcggTGTTGGCAGAGATTGCTAGGCGGAACAAGagacgggaagggggggatgatgaggattatgaggaggggggtggtagtggggggggtggggatggggacgagggggaggatgaggaggcgaaTAATGAGAAGTGGGCGGATTGCTGGTTTTTGTTTGAtagggggttgaaggagtaTATTAATGTGCAGGAGGGTAGGAGTTATActgtggaggagcaggagatgggggttgagagggtgaggacggggttgaggaggaatttgttggaggaggaggaggaggaagaggaggagagtgatgatgaggaagaggatgaagatgaagaagaggatgaggatttAGTTatgatggatgggagtggtggggggaggggaggggtgggacaGCAGGGGGTTGTGCAGCAGGCGAG TGGAAATACGGGTGTGCAGCCAGAACACTTGTTTTGGTTGTATGCTAGGGGCAGGACAGATCTACCGCCGAGGATAGAGCTCGAGTCCAAGAGGGCGCCTGCGAAGGGGCAGGTGAAGAGACTTCCGCCTAGGTAG
- the chk1 gene encoding Chk1 protein kinase (EggNog:ENOG503NVJC; COG:D) translates to MSQLDPLPNDLPFRIISKTIGRGAYASIKKAIPLDAPTPVFAVKLIHKGYAVKHGRISAKQIAMEVSLHSHIGQHPNIIEWFATGEDAVWRWIAMEFAEGGDLFDKIEADVGVQEDIAHLYFLQLIAGVSFMHSKGVAHRDLKPENILLSDTGNLKIADFGMSTMFEYKGVRKQTATMCGSPPYIAPEVLQCARPDKRSPDQQKYSADLVDIWSCGVILFVLLVGNTPWDEPTTGSWEFQEYVRTHGRSTDQLWQRIPPNTLSLLRGMMNIEPQRRFSFAQIRQHPWYTRHNPLLAADGKVSDPLALATKMLAALRIDLSAEPTPSQRASQPEAMDLDSQPSSSWTTKLPATQPETPITDAAFDWERPTLRTLGTHAIISSTQPLAPRDAASILPPPSSRHPNRNLALAALSALSDDPSMSQFSQIPGIPLSLTQHARQFRDIIPSYSLTRFFSHMPPVLLVQMLSDALHQLNVPQPAQIGGSVNPESDHVATLKVKTVDGRNQSLHGEVLVDKYRLMTSMSDEEGQEVMLHEVRFVKVKGDPLEWRRFFKKVALLCKEGVWSGDGGSSQ, encoded by the exons ATG TCACAATTAGACCCGCTTCCAAACGATTTGCCCTTCCGCATCATCTCCAAGACGATAGGAAGGGGCGCATATGCATC CATCAAAAAGGCGATTCCTCTGGATGCACCAACACCAGTCTTTGCTGTCAAGCTGATCCACAAGGGTTACGCTGTCAAGCATGGGCGGATATCAGCCAAGCAAATCGCCATGGAGGTGTCATTGCACTCGCACATCGGCCAGCACCCCAACATCATCGAGTGGTTCGCTACTGGCGAAGATGCCGTCTGGAGATGGATCGCCATGGAGTTTGCCGAAGGAGGTGATCTTTTTGACAAGATCGAGGCGGACGTCGGCGTTCAGGAAGACATTGCGCATCTGTACTTCTTGCAACTAATCGCTGGTGTCAGCTTCATGCACTCCAAGGGGGTAGCCCACCGGGACCTCAAACCCGAGAACATTCTTTTGTCAGACACAGGCAACCTCAAGATTGCCGACTTTGGCATGTCGACCATGTTTGAGTACAAGGGAGTACGGAAGCAGACGGCCACCATGTGCGGTAGCCCCCCATATATCGCCCCCGAGGTACTGCAGTGTGCCAGGCCAGATAAGAGGTCGCCTGACCAGCAGAAATACTCGGCGGATCTGGTCGACATCTGGTCTTGTGGCGTCATTTTGTTTGTGCTTTTGGTGGGCAATACACCATGGGACGAGCCAACAACTGGAAGTTGGGAGTTTCAGGAGTACGTACGGACGCATGGGCGGAGTACAGATCAGCTATGGCAGAGGATTCCCCCCAACACATTATCCCTCCTCCGAGGCATGATGAACATTGAACCTCAGAGACGATTTAGCTTTGCTCAAATTCGCCAGCACCCATGGTACACCCgtcacaaccccctcctcgccgccgacggCAAGGTGTCAGATCCTCTGGCTCTGGCCACCAAAATGCTGGCCGCCCTACGCATTGATCTCAGCGCAGagccaaccccctcccagcgTGCTTCCCAACCAGAAGCAATGGACCTCGATTCCCAGCCCTCCAGCTCGTGGACTACCAAACTCCCAGCCACCCAACCCGAAACTCCTATCACAGATGCAGCCTTCGATTGGGAACGGCCAACCCTCCGAACACTGGGTACTCacgccatcatctcctcgaCGCAGCCGTTGGCTCCCCGCGATGCTGCTTCCATCCTTCCTCCGCCGTCAAGCCGGCATCCCAACCGAAACCTGGCCCTGGCCGCCCTCTCCGCTCTGTCGGATGACCCGTCCATGAGCCAGTTCTCGCAGATCCCAGGCATCCCATTGTCCTTGACCCAGCACGCCCGCCAGTTCAGGGACATCATCCCCTCATACTCGCTGACAAGATTCTTCTCGCACATGCCACCGGTGCTGCTCGTGCAGATGCTCAGCGACGCGCTTCACCAGCTCAACGTGCCGCAACCGGCTCAAATCGGTGGTAGTGTCAACCCGGAGTCGGACCACGTGGCGACGCTAAAGGTGAAGACGGTGGACGGGAGAAACCAGAGCCTGCACggggaggtgctggtggaCAAGTACAGGCTGATGACGAGCATGTCTGACGAGGAGGGCCAGGAGGTGATGCTGCACGAGGTTAGGTTTGTCAAGGTGAAGGGTGACCCGCTAGAGTGGCGGAGGTTTTTCAAGAAGGTGGCGCTGCTGTGcaaggagggggtttggagtggggatggggggagttCACAGTAA
- a CDS encoding uncharacterized protein (COG:S; EggNog:ENOG503P5JR): MNASCQCGSIRFKTPLPKPLALYICHCIACQRQTSSAFGVSAIFPRFSLPANLIQPPPSSPTSSSVSSSGSPPAGCEGSGSNLLSVYSRATTNGQTLYCYFCKRCGTRLVHDSPNKNVVSVKGGCLEGLDWKSAIHIWTKSAMVPIPEGVESHNEDCKDPEEYGVCQEELDQPSGGSL; encoded by the exons ATGAACGCCTCCTGCCAATGCGGCTCCATCCGCTtcaaaacccccctccccaaacccctaGCCTTGTATATCTGCCACTG CATAGCCTGCCAAAGAcaaacctcctccgcctttgGCGTTTCGGCCATCTTCCCCcgcttctccctccccgccaacctcatccaaccaccgccctcttcaccaacatcatcctcggTCTCGTCATCAGGGAGTCCGCCAGCTGGATGTGAAGGGAGCGGGAGTAACCTGCTATCAGTCTACTCACGCGCAACAACCAACGGGCAGACGCTGTACTGCTATTTTTGCAAGAGGTGcgggacgaggttggtgcATGATAGTCCT AACAAAAACGTCGTCAGCGTCAAGGGGGGTTGCCTAGAGGGGTTGGATTGGAAGAGCGCGATTCACATTTG GACAAAATCAGCCATGGTGCCAATCCCAGAAGGCGTGGAATCCCACAATGAGGACTGCAAGGACCCGGAAGAGTATGGTGTTTGtcaggaggagttggatCAGCCGTCGGGGGGGAGTTTGTGA
- the RPL31B gene encoding 60S ribosomal protein L31B (BUSCO:EOG09265EOF; EggNog:ENOG503P4B8; COG:J) — protein sequence MIGPFRDDTWAAVCQWATDRQNLGGVKVKVGLEEHRRHSTLGQLRECLEPSGRRTRQNSRKNQVQNSPEVGLLNPAKARDLTTPLNPIPSARDPTSPKMSSTKPSGKTQRSAIADVVAREYTIHLHKRLHGVTFKKRAPKAIKEIKEFAYKAMGTTDVRLDPQLNKKVWEQGVKGVPYRLRVRISRKRNDEEGAKEKLYSYVQAVNVTNPKGLHTVVVEE from the exons ATGATTGGCCCATTCCGAGATGACACCTGGGCAGCTGTCTGCCAGTGGGCTACCGACCGCCAGAACCTTGGCGGTGTGAAAGTGAAGGTGGGGCTGGAAGAGCACAGGCGCCATTCCACTTTAGGGCAGTTACGCGAGTGCCTTGAGCCCAGTGGTCGGCGCACCAGACAGAATTCGCGGAAAAACCAGGTGCAAAATTCCCCAGAGGTAGGTTTATTGAACCCAGCAAAAGCCCGCGACCTCACGACACCACTCAACCCGATTCCGAGTGCAAGAGATCCCACGTCTCCGAA AATGTCGTCCACCAAGCCCTCCGGAAAGACCCAGCGTTCGGCCATCGCCGACGTTGTGGCTCGCGAGtacaccatccacctccacaagCGC CTCCACGGCGTGACCTTCAAGAAGCGGGCTCCCAAGGCGatcaaggagatcaaggagttTGCCTACAAGGCCATG GGCACCACCGATGTCCGCCTCGACCCCCAGCTGAACAAGAAGGTCTGGGAGCAGGGTGTCAAGGGCGTTCCTTACAGACTCCGCGTCCGCATCTCCCGGAAACGTAACGACGAGGAGGGCGCTAAGGAGAAGCTTTACAGCTACGTCCAGGCCGTCAACGTCACGAACCCCAAGGGCCTCCACACCGTCGTTGTTGAGGAGTAA
- a CDS encoding uncharacterized protein (EggNog:ENOG503Q3VG; COG:G) — protein MSPDLNSLPGADSTPSPTPPPPINSTRGTTASNSNGHYFPNGHHDGEKRPNILYVMADQLAAPLLKMYNPTSQILTPNLDALAAKSVQFDSAYCPSPLCGPSRMSMITGQLPMKIGAFDNAAQISSDIPTYAHYLRLKGYHTVLAGKMHFVGDQLHGYETRLTSDIYPGDFGWVPNWEEPETRLEWYHNASSVLQAGSCVRSNQLDYDEEVMYRSRQFLYDFVREGEEGRRPFALTVSLTHPHDPYTIEQKYWDLYENVDIDLPRVTIPQEDQDPHSKRLLKVCDLWDNPFSDEQIKRARRAYYGAVSYVDDCLGQLLTLLKQLKLDEDTIVIFSGDHGDMLGERGLWYKMSYFESSVRVPLLVSYPKRFEPRRVSQNVSTLDILPTMCDLVGTKPWALLPMDGRSLLPHLEGREGGHDEVFAEYTGEGTVRPLMMIRRGRWKYVTCPADGSQLFDLRADPLELRDLVKEGVVRTDEETKEVFEAFEREAREKWDFEGITKEVLHSQRKRRLVWGALTKGRFESWDYNPIDDGREKYIRSHIPLDDLERRARYPAVDEFGRETGSRIVTDQAGSHGQ, from the exons ATGTCACCCGAtctcaactccctccccggcGCTGACagcaccccatcaccaacaccaccaccaccaatcaACAGCACCCGCGGAACAACAGCTTCCAACAGCAACGGCCACTACTTTCCCAACGGTCACCATGATGGAGAAAAACGCCCCAACATCCTCTACGTCATGGCCGACCAGCTAGCCGCCCCTCTGCTCAAGATGTAcaaccccacctcccaaattctcacccccaacctcgacgcCCTAGCTGCGAAATCAGTCCAGTTCGACTCAGCCTACTGCCCCTCCCCGTTATGCGGCCCCTCAAGAATGAGCATGATCACGGGGCAGCTCCCCATGAAGATAGGAGCGTTTGACAATGCCGCCCAGATATCAAGCGATATCCCGACTTATGCCCACTACCTTCGACTGAAGGGGTACCACACTGTTTTGGCGGGCAAGATGCATTTTGTCGGGGATCAGCTGCATGGGTACGAGACGAGGCTGACGAGCGATATTTACCCGGGGGATTTTGGGTGGGTGCCGAACTGGGAGGAGCCGGAGACGAGGCTGGAGTGGTATCATAACGCGAGCAGTGTACTGCAGGCGGGGAGCTGTGTGAGGAGTAATCAGCTGGAttatgatgaggaggttatGTATAGGAGTAGGCAGTTTTTGTATGATTTTgttagggagggggaggaggggaggaggccgtTTGCTTTGACG gtctccctcacccacccccacgaCCCCTACACCATCGAGCAAAAGTACTGGGACCTCTACGAAAACGTCGACATCGACCTCCCCCGCGTGACCATCCCCCAGGAAGACCAAGACCCCCACTCCAAACGCCTCCTCAAAGTCTGCGACCTGTGGGACAATCCTTTCTCTGACGAGCAAATCAAGCGGGCCCGGAGGGCGTACTACGGCGCCGTCTCGTATGTCGACGACTGcctcggccagctcctcaCCCTGCTCAAGCAGCTCAAGCTCGACGAGGACACGATTGTGATCTTTTCTGGCGACCACGGGGACATGCtcggggagagggggttgtggtaCAAGATGTCGTATTTTGAGAGCTCGGTGCGTGTGCCGCTTCTGGTGAGCTACCCGAAGAGGTTCgagccgaggagggtgagtCAGAATGTGAGCACGTTGGATATTTTGCCTACAATGTGCGATTTGGTGGGGACGAAGCCGTGGGCGTTGTTGCCGATGGATGGGAGGAGTTTGCTGCCGCAtctggaggggagggagggggggcatgATGAGGTTTTTGCGGAGTATACTGGGGAGGGGACGGTCAGGCcgctgatgatgatcagaagggggaggtggaagtaTGTGACTTGCCCGGCGGATGGGAGTCAGTTGTTTGATTTGAGGGCGGATCCGCTCGAGTTGAGGGatttggtgaaggagggggtggtgaggacggatgaagaaacaaaagaggTTTTTGAGGCGtttgagagggaggcgagggagaagtgggattttgaggggatTACGAAGGAGGTGTTGCATAgtcagaggaagaggaggttggtttggggggcGTTGACGAAGGGGAGGTTTGAGAGTTGGGATTACAATCcgattgatgatgggagggagaa GTATATCCGGTCGCATATTCCTCTGGATGACCTCGAGAGGCGGGCGCGGTACCCGGCTGTGGATGAGTTCGGCCGGGAGACAGGATCAAGGATCGTGACTGATCAAGCTGGATCTCACGGGCAGTAA